One region of Triticum aestivum cultivar Chinese Spring chromosome 6B, IWGSC CS RefSeq v2.1, whole genome shotgun sequence genomic DNA includes:
- the LOC123133657 gene encoding F-box protein SKIP19-like — MPSSPPAAAPRSRRYSKRRARAFHVTVFKYTPVPLPERDWAELHPDLISRIFRRLDQAELLLGGVTGVCRSWRRVAREELELWRRIDLSGGLWYAPGSYPPMFNLETRSMVRKALRLSAGQCETLVCEHVDDDTLLFLAERAHSLKSLHLIVTLISDKGFAKAIKMLPLLEELEITLLSKTYTLDVVEIAARACPLLKHFRLVTGRYYENGNKVAFAVARMRKLRSLHLVGFVLDKEGLTAILNNCHDLKYLNMRDCGSPMDYNLRARFSWITFDEHEYWSDYYNDTHYAYYRFKPTLCDCCDHVPSSKYDDDDYEAYHYNLGDGDGDDVDNADLDKHEKILDIKSMRRYLSR; from the exons ATGCCGTCGTCACCGCCGGCGGCGGCACCACGAAGCCGTCGATATTCCAAGAGAAGAGCACGGGCGTTCCACGTCACGGTGTTCAAGTACACGCCGGTGCCGCTGCCGGAGAGGGACTGGGCGGAGCTGCACCCGGACCTGATCTCGCGCATCTTCCGTAGGCTGGACCAGGCCGAGCTCCTGCTCGGCGGCGTGACGGGCGTGTGCCGCTCCTGGCGTCGCGTCGCGCGGGAGGAGCTGGAGCTGTGGCGCCGCATCGACCTGAGCGGCGGCCTGTGGTACGCTCCGGGGTCCTACCCCCCCATGTTCAACCTGGAGACCAGGTCCATGGTGCGGAAGGCCCTGCGGCTCAGCGCGGGGCAGTGCGAGACCCTCGTGTGCGagcacgtcgacgacgacaccctCCTCTTTCTCGCCGAGCG GGCCCACTCGTTGAAAAGCCTTCATCTCATTGTGACCCTTATCTCTGACAAAGGATTTGCAAAGGCAATCAAGATGTTGCCTCTTCTTGAGGAGCTCGAAATTACGCTGCTTTCAAAAACGTATACATTGGATGTGGTTGAAATTGCTGCTAGAGCCTGCCCACTATTGAAGCATTTCAGACTTGTCACTGGAAGGTACTATGAAAATGGTAACAAGGTAGCATTTGCGGTTGCCAGGATGCGTAAGTTACGTTCCTTGCATCTTGTTGGTTTTGTCCTCGACAAAGAAGGGCTAACAGCCATCCTTAACAACTGCCATGATCTAAAGTACCTAAACATGCGAGATTGTGGCTCTCCTATGGATTACAACCTACGCGCGAGATTTTCCTGGATAACCTTCGATGAGCACGAGTACTGGAGTGACTATTACAATGACACTCATTATGCGTATTACCGCTTCAAGCCTACACTATGTGATTGTTGTGATCACGTGCCCTCTTCAAAATACGACGACGATGACTATGAGGCTTATCACTACAATCTtggcgatggtgatggtgatgatgttgacaATGCAGATCTCGACAAGcatgagaagatacttgacatcAAGAGCATGCGTAGGTATCTAAGTAGATGA